The proteins below come from a single Melospiza georgiana isolate bMelGeo1 chromosome 4, bMelGeo1.pri, whole genome shotgun sequence genomic window:
- the LOC131082652 gene encoding arg8-vasotocin receptor-like isoform X1, whose protein sequence is MKNFSFPVQDNTHQTESPPPHRFLSLTNQSDPIGRPERDEQLAQVEIAVLGVIFLTASVGNFILILVLWRRRKKLSRMYVFMLHLSIADLVVAFFQVLPQLIWDITDVFIGPDFLCRIIKYLQLLGMFASTYMIVVMTVDRYQAVCYPMVTFQKKRALWNIPICSSWSIALILSLPQVFIFSKTEISPGVFECWGEFIQPWGPRAYVTWIFVVIFFIPSAILITCQVKICKIIRRNINVKKQNECEATNQNQVLPSRASSVNCISKAMIKTVKMTVVTVVAYVLCWSPFFIAQLWSVWFPSILTEGSAFTIIMLLGNLNSCANPWIYMYFCGQIPHCTSKQLENTSAQEESVFTGSIHLADRDPEENSTSA, encoded by the exons ATGaagaatttttcatttcctgtgCAGGATAACACACATCAGACCGAGAGTCCTCCTCCTCACAGGTTCCTGAGTTTGACAAATCAGTCAGATCCTATTGGAAGACCAGAAAGAGATGAGCAATTAGCTCAAGTAGAGATTGCTGTGCTGGGGGTCATATTTCTGACAGCGTCTGTGGGCAATTTCATTCTCATTCTCGTGCTGTGGCgaagaagaaagaagctgtCTAGGATGTATGTGTTCATGCTTCACCTCAGCATTGCTGACTTAGTGGTAGCCTTTTTCCAAGTGCTGCCTCAGCTCATTTGGGATATTACAGATGTTTTCATAGGGCCAGATTTCTTGTGCAGAATTATCAAGTATCTACAATTGCTGGGCATGTTTGCCTCTACTTATATGATAGTGGTCATGACAGTGGACAGATATCAAGCTGTTTGCTACCCTATGGTTACTTTCCAAAAGAAGAGAGCTCTCTGGAACATCCCCATTTGCAGCAGCTGGTCTATAGCGCTGATTCTTAGCCTACCACAGGTATTTATCTTTTCTAAGACTGAAATATCTCCAGGTGTCTTTGAATGTTGGGGTGAATTTATTCAGCCCTGGGGGCCGAGGGCATATGTGACTTGGATTTTTGTAGTTATATTCTTCATTCCCTCAGCAATCCTTATCACATGCCAGGTCAAGATTTGCAAAATAATCAGAAGAAATATAAACGTGAAAAAACAGAATGAATGTGAAGCAACAAATCAGAATCAAGTCCTGCCGTCCCGAGCAAGCAGTGTGAACTGTATTTCAAAGGCTATGATCAAGACAGTAAAAATGACAGTGGTGACAGTTGTTGCCTATGTTCTGTGTTGGTCACCTTTCTTCATTGCCCAGCTGTGGTCTGTGTGGTTCCCCAGCATCCTGACCGAAG GTTCAGCATTCACCATTATAATGCTCCTTGGCAATCTAAATAGTTGTGCCAACCCATGGATTTACATGTATTTCTGTGGCCAGATTCCACATTGCACAAGCAAGCAGCTGGAGAATACCTCGGCTCAAGAGGAATCCGTGTTCACGGGGAGCATTCATCTCGCAGACAGAGACCCTGAGGAGAACAGCACTTCTGCATAA
- the LOC131082652 gene encoding oxytocin receptor-like isoform X2: protein MKNFSFPVQDNTHQTESPPPHRFLSLTNQSDPIGRPERDEQLAQVEIAVLGVIFLTASVGNFILILVLWRRRKKLSRMYVFMLHLSIADLVVAFFQVLPQLIWDITDVFIGPDFLCRIIKYLQLLGMFASTYMIVVMTVDRYQAVCYPMVTFQKKRALWNIPICSSWSIALILSLPQVKICKIIRRNINVKKQNECEATNQNQVLPSRASSVNCISKAMIKTVKMTVVTVVAYVLCWSPFFIAQLWSVWFPSILTEGSAFTIIMLLGNLNSCANPWIYMYFCGQIPHCTSKQLENTSAQEESVFTGSIHLADRDPEENSTSA from the exons ATGaagaatttttcatttcctgtgCAGGATAACACACATCAGACCGAGAGTCCTCCTCCTCACAGGTTCCTGAGTTTGACAAATCAGTCAGATCCTATTGGAAGACCAGAAAGAGATGAGCAATTAGCTCAAGTAGAGATTGCTGTGCTGGGGGTCATATTTCTGACAGCGTCTGTGGGCAATTTCATTCTCATTCTCGTGCTGTGGCgaagaagaaagaagctgtCTAGGATGTATGTGTTCATGCTTCACCTCAGCATTGCTGACTTAGTGGTAGCCTTTTTCCAAGTGCTGCCTCAGCTCATTTGGGATATTACAGATGTTTTCATAGGGCCAGATTTCTTGTGCAGAATTATCAAGTATCTACAATTGCTGGGCATGTTTGCCTCTACTTATATGATAGTGGTCATGACAGTGGACAGATATCAAGCTGTTTGCTACCCTATGGTTACTTTCCAAAAGAAGAGAGCTCTCTGGAACATCCCCATTTGCAGCAGCTGGTCTATAGCGCTGATTCTTAGCCTACCACAG GTCAAGATTTGCAAAATAATCAGAAGAAATATAAACGTGAAAAAACAGAATGAATGTGAAGCAACAAATCAGAATCAAGTCCTGCCGTCCCGAGCAAGCAGTGTGAACTGTATTTCAAAGGCTATGATCAAGACAGTAAAAATGACAGTGGTGACAGTTGTTGCCTATGTTCTGTGTTGGTCACCTTTCTTCATTGCCCAGCTGTGGTCTGTGTGGTTCCCCAGCATCCTGACCGAAG GTTCAGCATTCACCATTATAATGCTCCTTGGCAATCTAAATAGTTGTGCCAACCCATGGATTTACATGTATTTCTGTGGCCAGATTCCACATTGCACAAGCAAGCAGCTGGAGAATACCTCGGCTCAAGAGGAATCCGTGTTCACGGGGAGCATTCATCTCGCAGACAGAGACCCTGAGGAGAACAGCACTTCTGCATAA